A region from the Sandaracinus amylolyticus genome encodes:
- a CDS encoding S1C family serine protease, with translation MRRSTCWSLLITLLLGARIASAQDAVPPTDAPAAAVAPPSDPLGYSTIDRATVRVFAVRGVDAMRIDSQSGRARMLATPDAGHGSGVLVDPSGIVVTAAHVVSDAALLAVWVPGHDRAFPAAVIHRDTERDIAFLAVGATFESFVALEERPALHVRQEVHAIGYPLDPRRTDPQSSRGIVSGVLPEGFLQLDMALNPGNSGGPLIDADERIVGFVVARGNPEAGVQSIGFAQPVGPVIELLRAHVTGSSALETARARLTDGARSTEIADLVALLVRVGAHELIRDVIAVLDDGRHSEILDRLRRLSESTQDPEVLALTAAYFWDAAAVVLERAGGAMRASQLPEGPERTLVIELLRRSVALCHRAAQLDPLLPRRAPFVARVVYYFDAEPHDEAPQVITPVVAVTPDTTVDVPAPPAITPARPPSPYRDPRVLYRFGIAALTAPSGGFALDVGAASFGVAWSPATLRLGLLALDARIGGTFTGGSWSGEGLFSAHFDVGATVRLGERYGAAIGAAWTPGGLWSGQASGLTVAGWRAFAGVQLDVATVGLGWRGMQLDRAPAFHALEAYVELGW, from the coding sequence ATGCGCCGCTCCACGTGCTGGTCGCTCCTGATCACGCTGCTGCTCGGCGCGCGCATCGCGTCCGCGCAGGACGCCGTGCCACCGACCGACGCGCCCGCCGCGGCAGTCGCGCCGCCGAGCGATCCGCTCGGGTACTCGACGATCGATCGCGCGACCGTGCGCGTGTTCGCGGTGCGCGGCGTCGACGCGATGCGCATCGACAGCCAGTCGGGCCGAGCGCGCATGCTCGCGACACCCGACGCCGGCCACGGCAGCGGCGTCCTCGTCGATCCGAGCGGCATCGTGGTCACCGCCGCGCACGTCGTGTCCGACGCAGCGCTGCTCGCGGTGTGGGTCCCGGGGCACGACCGCGCGTTCCCCGCTGCCGTGATCCATCGCGACACCGAGCGCGACATCGCGTTCCTCGCGGTCGGCGCGACGTTCGAGTCCTTCGTCGCGCTCGAGGAGCGACCGGCGCTCCACGTGCGACAAGAGGTGCACGCGATCGGCTATCCGCTCGATCCGCGCCGCACCGATCCGCAGTCGAGCCGCGGCATCGTGTCCGGCGTGCTGCCCGAGGGCTTCCTGCAGCTCGACATGGCGCTCAACCCGGGCAATTCGGGCGGTCCGCTGATCGACGCGGACGAGCGCATCGTCGGCTTCGTCGTCGCGCGCGGGAACCCCGAGGCCGGCGTGCAGAGCATCGGGTTCGCGCAGCCGGTCGGTCCGGTGATCGAGCTCCTCCGCGCCCACGTGACGGGCTCGAGCGCGCTCGAGACGGCGCGCGCGCGGCTCACGGACGGCGCGCGCTCCACGGAGATCGCGGATCTCGTCGCGCTGCTGGTGCGCGTCGGCGCGCACGAGCTCATCCGCGACGTGATCGCGGTGCTCGACGACGGGCGCCACAGCGAGATCCTCGATCGGCTGCGCCGGCTCTCGGAGTCGACGCAGGACCCCGAGGTGCTCGCGCTCACCGCCGCGTACTTCTGGGACGCCGCGGCGGTCGTGCTCGAGCGCGCCGGCGGTGCGATGCGCGCGTCGCAGCTCCCCGAAGGTCCGGAGCGCACGCTCGTGATCGAGCTCCTGCGTCGCTCGGTCGCGCTCTGCCATCGCGCGGCGCAGCTCGATCCGCTGTTGCCGCGTCGCGCGCCGTTCGTCGCGCGCGTCGTCTACTACTTCGACGCGGAGCCGCACGACGAGGCGCCGCAGGTCATCACGCCGGTCGTCGCGGTGACGCCCGACACGACCGTCGACGTGCCCGCGCCGCCGGCGATCACGCCCGCGCGACCGCCCTCGCCGTATCGCGATCCGCGCGTGCTCTACCGGTTCGGCATCGCGGCGCTGACCGCGCCGAGCGGCGGCTTCGCGCTCGACGTCGGCGCCGCGTCGTTCGGCGTCGCATGGTCGCCCGCCACGCTGCGCCTCGGGCTGCTCGCGCTCGACGCGCGCATCGGCGGCACGTTCACCGGCGGAAGCTGGAGCGGCGAGGGGCTCTTCTCCGCGCACTTCGACGTCGGCGCGACGGTGCGGCTCGGCGAGCGCTACGGCGCGGCGATCGGCGCCGCGTGGACGCCGGGCGGGCTGTGGAGCGGGCAGGCGAGCGGGCTCACCGTCGCGGGTTGGCGCGCGTTCGCGGGCGTGCAGCTCGACGTCGCGACCGTCGGCCTCGGATGGCGCGGGATGCAGCTCGATCGCGCCCCCGCGTTCCACGCGCTCGAGGCGTACGTGGAGCTCGGCTGGTGA
- a CDS encoding SRPBCC family protein yields the protein MASIRREISIDAPADRVWGAFRDVGAVHTKLARGFVTDCRLEDGARVVTFANGFVARELLVDVDDARRRIAYSARAERIAHHHASFEVIAEGDARTRVIWVADVLPNEMAGPIAAMMDQGCAAMKKTLESA from the coding sequence ATGGCATCCATCCGACGAGAGATCTCGATCGACGCGCCTGCCGATCGTGTGTGGGGCGCGTTCCGTGACGTGGGCGCGGTGCACACGAAGCTCGCGAGGGGCTTCGTCACCGACTGCCGCCTCGAGGACGGCGCGCGCGTGGTCACGTTCGCGAACGGCTTCGTCGCGCGCGAGCTGCTCGTCGACGTCGACGACGCGCGCCGCCGCATCGCGTACTCCGCGCGCGCCGAGCGCATCGCGCACCACCACGCCTCGTTCGAGGTGATCGCCGAGGGCGACGCGCGCACGCGCGTGATCTGGGTCGCCGACGTGCTGCCGAACGAGATGGCGGGCCCGATCGCGGCGATGATGGACCAGGGCTGCGCCGCGATGAAGAAGACGCTCGAGAGCGCGTGA
- the ltrA gene encoding group II intron reverse transcriptase/maturase, with product MSTNVVQNNATGGKGPWGSHVEEAGKREGMAGRTGPNDPGGRRPREEVRQLQRRLWVAAKRAPGRRFHALYDHIWRSDVLREAWKRVEANKGAAGVDGQTIAEVKQYGVERFLEELGEALRSKTYRPEVVLRRYIPKADGRKRPLGIPTVRDRVVQMAAKLVLEPIFEADFLPCSWGFRPKRGALGALETLRKLGAKRHHHVLDADIRDYFGSIDHDKLMKLVARRISDRRMLKLVRQWLEAGVMDGGVVTRNIAGTPQGGVISPLLSNIYLHVLDVTWMRKSAPLGTLVRYADDFVVMCKTKRECEEAERRIRVILGRLGLELHPDKTRRVELYDGKQGFDLLGHHLHKRMSGALWEKKGRRLYFLHRWPSARAMKRVRQRVKELTPMRRCHADLREVIADLNPVLRGWGNYFRTGNAAKKFNQLDSYVWRRLRDLRVERKGRHLKPGESSRWTREYFWSLGLHRLRGTVQYPERAFFQEVA from the coding sequence ATGTCGACGAACGTCGTGCAGAACAACGCGACGGGAGGGAAGGGTCCCTGGGGCAGTCACGTCGAGGAAGCAGGTAAGCGCGAGGGAATGGCCGGCAGGACCGGACCTAACGACCCCGGCGGCCGTAGGCCGCGCGAAGAAGTGCGACAACTGCAGAGGCGACTGTGGGTCGCGGCCAAGCGAGCACCTGGAAGACGTTTTCACGCTCTTTATGACCACATCTGGAGGAGTGACGTCCTTCGGGAAGCGTGGAAGCGAGTCGAGGCGAACAAGGGCGCGGCGGGCGTCGATGGCCAGACGATCGCCGAGGTGAAGCAGTACGGAGTCGAGCGCTTCCTCGAAGAGCTCGGCGAGGCACTGCGGAGCAAGACGTACCGGCCCGAGGTGGTGCTGCGCCGGTACATCCCGAAGGCAGATGGAAGGAAGCGGCCGCTGGGGATTCCGACGGTCCGGGATCGAGTGGTCCAGATGGCGGCGAAGCTGGTGCTGGAGCCGATCTTCGAGGCGGACTTTCTTCCGTGCTCGTGGGGCTTCCGGCCGAAGCGGGGCGCGCTGGGTGCGCTGGAGACGCTGAGGAAGCTCGGCGCGAAGAGGCATCACCACGTGCTCGACGCCGACATCCGCGACTACTTCGGGAGCATCGATCACGACAAGCTGATGAAGCTGGTCGCTCGACGCATCTCGGATCGGCGGATGCTCAAGCTGGTGCGGCAGTGGCTCGAAGCGGGCGTGATGGACGGGGGCGTCGTGACTCGCAACATCGCGGGAACGCCGCAGGGCGGAGTCATCTCTCCGCTGCTCTCGAACATCTACCTGCACGTGCTCGACGTGACGTGGATGCGTAAGAGCGCCCCGCTCGGGACGCTGGTGCGCTACGCGGACGACTTCGTCGTGATGTGCAAGACGAAGCGCGAGTGCGAAGAGGCAGAGAGGCGCATTCGAGTCATCCTCGGGCGCCTCGGTCTCGAGCTGCATCCGGACAAGACGAGGCGAGTCGAGCTCTACGACGGCAAGCAGGGCTTCGATCTTCTCGGACATCACCTGCACAAACGCATGAGCGGAGCGCTGTGGGAGAAGAAAGGCAGACGCCTCTATTTCCTGCATCGCTGGCCGTCCGCGCGCGCGATGAAGCGGGTGAGACAGCGCGTGAAGGAGCTGACTCCGATGAGGCGGTGCCACGCGGATCTCCGCGAGGTGATCGCCGATCTCAACCCCGTGCTGCGGGGCTGGGGCAACTACTTCCGCACCGGAAATGCCGCCAAGAAATTCAACCAACTCGACAGCTACGTCTGGCGTCGGCTGCGGGACCTGCGCGTGGAGCGCAAGGGCCGGCATCTGAAGCCGGGGGAGTCGAGCAGGTGGACGCGCGAGTACTTCTGGAGCCTCGGACTTCATCGCCTGCGAGGGACCGTGCAGTACCCCGAGCGAGCCTTCTTCCAGGAGGTCGCGTAA
- a CDS encoding vWA domain-containing protein, with the protein MALVSACAVWATADVAEAQATVSPYFLVIFDTSGSMDASTGGGDNSCGQPRVRLNDAKCVLQRVVNGYGDVTFGLERFAQSCSGRCRSCAGGTCNCSCSASCTATASSGQVIVPVRADNQRDILEWVDFSCDQCSAMAPGTDPELVASGNTPLGGALLAARAYYTGGASPLVGDTFGACRPVNVILLTDGEETCGGDARSAASLLRSTTVGGTTYDIRTYVIGFGVPAGDAAIEAIAAAGGTDAPGASRGFYATDETSLALAFSQIIADSTRFETCNGADDDCDTRIDEGFTLYCDRPGGVSAPRLCADPGERVCNGTDDNCDGAIDEGLVNACGSCGPAPSEVCNAADDDCDGAIDERACSCPAPAPEICDGLDNDCDTRVDEGPLTRPCGTDVGECTAGTQTCVVGGSGEWGLCVGSTGPRTETCNGLDDDCDGAVDGFVEPCGSDTGACQRGSRACTAGSYGACIGAIDPTTERCNASDDDCDTRVDEGDPGSGAACGSTVGACRGGTLRCVAGTLTCTGGVGPMSEVCDGDDDDCDGRVDEGNPGGGASCGESDVGECHLGTLQCTGGALVCSGARGPRGELCNTLDDDCDTRVDEGDPEAGAPCGDDTGECSAGTTRCRGGTLVCDGGAGPSAEVCNGLDDDCDGAIDDEIPVGAACGSDVGECVPGVNVCDAESGTLVCSGAIGPTAEACNLLDDDCDTRIDEALADGATCGADEGLCMAGALRCVGGVEICVGEVPPDVEVCDCDDNDCDGATDEPPPSGSLCPPGSACVDCQCARPCVDGEFGYQCPTGRSPRVEDGVCHCVADRCDDARCATETVELAGEVACAPESDDVARCVCRNNECTFACAGVQCPPGLACDPRDTTGRCVEDDCRGLGCGDGELCDRATGACVPDPCATTDCDDALACRAGVCETSCADVECPPGARCHAGACEIDRCADVECAAREVCDPASGDCVEDRCAGRVCPEGTVCAPVTGECGVDPCDALRCPAGQICIDGDCAQEARDVDAGVARDGGRIDAGTSGDDDVRVVAAGGGGAICAVGAARSESEMPALLGLVALALVLGRRARRRRAGEGGAR; encoded by the coding sequence GTGGCGCTCGTCTCGGCTTGCGCGGTGTGGGCGACGGCGGACGTCGCCGAGGCGCAGGCCACGGTCTCGCCGTACTTCCTGGTGATCTTCGACACATCCGGCTCGATGGACGCGTCGACCGGAGGCGGCGACAACTCGTGCGGGCAGCCGCGCGTGCGCCTCAACGACGCGAAGTGCGTCCTCCAGCGCGTCGTCAACGGCTACGGCGACGTCACGTTCGGGCTCGAGCGGTTCGCGCAGAGCTGCAGCGGGCGATGCCGGAGCTGCGCCGGTGGCACGTGCAACTGCAGCTGCAGCGCGAGCTGCACCGCGACGGCGTCGAGCGGGCAGGTGATCGTGCCGGTCCGCGCGGACAACCAGCGCGACATCCTCGAGTGGGTCGACTTCTCGTGCGACCAGTGCAGCGCGATGGCGCCGGGCACCGACCCCGAGCTCGTCGCGAGCGGCAACACCCCGCTCGGCGGCGCGCTCCTCGCTGCGCGCGCGTACTACACGGGCGGTGCGAGCCCGCTCGTCGGCGACACCTTCGGCGCGTGTCGCCCGGTGAACGTGATCCTGCTGACCGACGGCGAGGAGACGTGCGGCGGTGACGCGCGCAGCGCCGCGTCGCTGCTGCGATCGACGACCGTCGGCGGCACGACGTACGACATCCGCACGTACGTGATCGGGTTCGGCGTGCCCGCGGGCGACGCGGCGATCGAGGCGATCGCGGCGGCGGGCGGCACCGACGCGCCGGGCGCGAGCCGCGGCTTCTACGCGACCGACGAGACGAGCCTCGCGCTCGCGTTCTCGCAGATCATCGCGGACTCGACGCGCTTCGAGACGTGCAACGGCGCCGACGACGACTGCGACACCCGGATCGACGAGGGCTTCACGCTCTACTGCGATCGCCCGGGCGGCGTGAGCGCGCCGAGACTGTGCGCCGATCCCGGCGAGCGCGTGTGCAACGGCACCGACGACAACTGCGACGGCGCGATCGACGAAGGGCTCGTGAACGCGTGCGGCTCGTGCGGGCCCGCGCCGTCCGAGGTGTGCAACGCCGCGGACGACGACTGCGACGGAGCGATCGACGAGCGCGCGTGCAGCTGCCCCGCGCCCGCGCCCGAGATCTGCGACGGGCTCGACAACGACTGCGACACCCGCGTCGACGAGGGACCGCTCACGCGGCCCTGCGGCACCGACGTCGGCGAGTGCACCGCCGGCACCCAGACGTGTGTCGTCGGAGGCAGCGGCGAGTGGGGCCTCTGCGTCGGCTCGACGGGGCCGCGCACCGAGACGTGCAACGGCCTCGACGACGACTGCGACGGCGCGGTCGACGGCTTCGTCGAGCCGTGCGGGAGCGACACCGGCGCGTGCCAGCGCGGCTCGCGCGCGTGCACCGCCGGCAGCTACGGCGCGTGCATCGGCGCGATCGATCCCACGACCGAGCGCTGCAACGCGAGCGACGACGACTGCGACACGCGCGTCGACGAGGGCGACCCGGGCAGCGGCGCGGCGTGCGGGAGCACCGTGGGCGCGTGTCGCGGCGGGACGCTGCGCTGCGTCGCGGGCACGCTCACCTGCACCGGCGGCGTCGGACCGATGAGCGAGGTCTGCGACGGCGACGACGACGACTGCGACGGTCGCGTCGACGAGGGCAACCCCGGCGGTGGCGCGTCGTGCGGCGAGAGCGACGTCGGCGAGTGCCACCTCGGGACGCTGCAGTGCACCGGCGGCGCGCTCGTGTGCAGCGGCGCGCGCGGTCCGCGCGGCGAGCTCTGCAACACGCTCGACGACGACTGCGACACCCGCGTCGACGAGGGCGATCCCGAGGCGGGCGCGCCCTGCGGCGACGACACCGGCGAGTGCTCCGCCGGGACCACGCGATGTCGCGGCGGCACGCTCGTCTGCGACGGCGGCGCGGGCCCGAGCGCCGAGGTGTGCAACGGCCTCGACGACGACTGCGACGGCGCGATCGACGACGAGATCCCGGTCGGCGCGGCGTGCGGGAGCGACGTCGGCGAGTGCGTCCCGGGCGTGAACGTGTGCGACGCGGAGAGCGGCACGCTCGTGTGCTCGGGCGCGATCGGCCCGACGGCCGAGGCGTGCAACCTGCTCGACGACGACTGCGACACCCGGATCGACGAAGCGCTCGCGGACGGCGCGACGTGCGGCGCCGACGAAGGGCTCTGCATGGCGGGCGCGCTGCGCTGCGTCGGTGGCGTCGAGATCTGCGTGGGCGAGGTCCCGCCCGACGTCGAGGTCTGCGACTGCGACGACAACGACTGCGACGGCGCGACCGACGAGCCGCCGCCCTCGGGCAGCCTCTGTCCGCCGGGGAGCGCGTGCGTCGACTGCCAGTGCGCGCGCCCGTGCGTCGACGGCGAGTTCGGGTACCAGTGCCCGACCGGTCGATCCCCGCGCGTCGAGGACGGCGTCTGTCACTGCGTCGCGGATCGCTGCGACGACGCGCGCTGCGCGACGGAGACGGTCGAGCTCGCAGGCGAGGTCGCGTGCGCGCCGGAGAGCGACGACGTCGCGCGCTGCGTGTGCCGCAACAACGAGTGCACGTTCGCGTGCGCGGGCGTGCAGTGCCCGCCGGGGCTCGCGTGCGACCCGCGCGACACCACCGGGCGCTGCGTCGAGGACGACTGCCGCGGGCTCGGCTGCGGTGACGGCGAGCTCTGCGATCGTGCGACCGGCGCGTGTGTGCCCGATCCCTGCGCCACGACCGACTGCGACGACGCGCTCGCGTGCCGCGCCGGCGTCTGCGAGACGAGCTGCGCCGACGTCGAGTGCCCGCCCGGCGCGCGCTGTCACGCGGGCGCGTGCGAGATCGATCGGTGCGCCGACGTCGAGTGCGCGGCGCGCGAGGTGTGCGATCCCGCGAGCGGCGACTGCGTCGAGGATCGCTGCGCCGGGCGCGTCTGCCCCGAAGGGACGGTGTGCGCGCCGGTGACCGGCGAGTGCGGCGTCGATCCGTGCGATGCGCTGCGCTGCCCCGCCGGGCAGATCTGCATCGACGGCGACTGCGCCCAGGAAGCGCGCGACGTCGACGCGGGCGTCGCGCGCGACGGCGGCCGCATCGACGCGGGCACGAGCGGCGACGACGACGTGCGCGTGGTCGCCGCGGGCGGTGGCGGCGCGATCTGCGCGGTCGGTGCTGCGCGAAGCGAGAGCGAGATGCCTGCGCTGCTCGGCCTCGTCGCGCTCGCGCTCGTGCTCGGCAGACGCGCGCGAAGGCGCCGCGCCGGCGAAGGAGGTGCGCGATGA
- a CDS encoding MopE-related protein, whose translation MSRVGRVLAIAALGGSLTACELDPYCFTCVGVADGGDVDAGDAAPHDGGLDAWVALDAAIDAGEEPDGCVGGAVERCNELDDDCDGRTDEGVDTSTSLEHCGACGARCAPIGAFGACVAGACTIESCDVGRVDLDGDPANGCEYRCLPSDERDARCDRRDDDCDGTIDEDFDLAADPANCGACGRVCRAAHAAASCVDGACALGACEPGHHDLDRVSTNGCEYACTPAVPATESCNLRDDDCDGRVDEGDPGGGGACGSDAGECASGTLRCVSGALTCTGGVSTTTEVCNGDDDDCDGSTDEGNPEGGRYCGSGEGACEPGREQCTSGALVCVGAVGPSTERCNAIDDDCDARLDEGNPGGGASCGTDTGACTAGALSCVGGALSCAGATGPALEVCNGADDDCNGTVDDGFALAIDPRNCGTCGRVCTFTNAVATCSAGSCAIGPCLPGYVDADRNPANGCELACSIAGAELCNGRDDDCDTRVDEGVAAPAALCNPNGVCAGTTARCAGAAGWTCDYPATHQASETRCDGLDNDCNGRVDDPFPQVGTSCSNGELGACRRTGSYVCNATGSAAVCTAPAGGGGSAETCNDRDDDCDGRLDEGAPGQWTPISGAFGTRWVMAYEASRPDASATSAGSASHRVCSEPGRRPWVNVTYAQAQAACASVGARLCTEGEWERACETSAGSACTWSYASGCSTFSASTCNGNENDTGSASGDQDDVLATGARAMCYASWGSARVYDLSGNVAEWTERRAAGVNPLRGGSSTSPSGGTTCQFDFVVAGDAYATPGVGFRCCRTSAP comes from the coding sequence ATGAGCCGCGTGGGGCGCGTCCTCGCGATCGCCGCGCTCGGCGGGTCGCTCACCGCGTGCGAGCTCGACCCGTACTGCTTCACGTGCGTGGGCGTCGCCGACGGCGGTGACGTCGACGCCGGCGATGCGGCGCCGCACGACGGCGGGCTCGATGCGTGGGTCGCGCTCGACGCCGCCATCGACGCCGGCGAGGAGCCGGACGGTTGCGTCGGCGGCGCGGTCGAGCGCTGCAACGAGCTCGACGACGACTGCGACGGGCGCACCGACGAGGGCGTCGACACCTCGACGAGCCTCGAGCACTGCGGTGCGTGCGGCGCTCGATGCGCTCCGATCGGTGCGTTCGGCGCGTGCGTCGCCGGCGCGTGCACGATCGAGTCGTGCGACGTCGGTCGAGTCGACCTCGACGGCGATCCCGCGAACGGCTGCGAGTACCGCTGCCTGCCGAGCGACGAGCGCGACGCGCGCTGCGATCGCCGCGACGACGACTGCGACGGCACGATCGACGAGGACTTCGACCTCGCCGCCGATCCCGCGAATTGCGGAGCATGCGGCCGCGTCTGCCGGGCCGCGCACGCCGCGGCGAGCTGCGTCGACGGCGCGTGCGCGCTCGGCGCGTGCGAGCCCGGGCATCACGACCTCGATCGTGTGAGCACCAACGGATGCGAGTACGCGTGCACGCCCGCGGTGCCCGCGACGGAGTCCTGCAACCTGCGCGACGACGACTGCGACGGTCGGGTCGACGAAGGCGATCCCGGCGGCGGCGGCGCGTGTGGGAGCGATGCCGGCGAGTGCGCATCGGGCACGCTGCGCTGCGTCTCGGGCGCGCTCACCTGCACCGGAGGCGTGTCGACCACGACGGAGGTGTGCAACGGCGACGACGACGACTGCGACGGAAGCACCGACGAGGGCAACCCCGAGGGCGGTCGTTACTGCGGCAGCGGCGAGGGCGCGTGCGAGCCGGGCCGCGAGCAGTGCACCTCGGGCGCGCTCGTCTGCGTCGGCGCGGTCGGCCCGAGCACCGAGCGCTGCAACGCGATCGACGACGACTGCGACGCGCGCCTCGACGAGGGCAATCCCGGCGGCGGCGCGTCGTGCGGCACCGACACCGGCGCGTGCACGGCAGGCGCGCTCTCGTGCGTGGGCGGCGCGCTCTCGTGCGCCGGCGCGACCGGCCCCGCGCTCGAGGTGTGCAACGGCGCGGACGACGACTGCAACGGCACCGTCGACGACGGCTTCGCGCTCGCGATCGATCCGCGCAACTGCGGCACCTGCGGTCGCGTGTGCACGTTCACGAACGCGGTCGCGACGTGCAGCGCGGGCAGCTGCGCGATCGGCCCGTGCCTGCCGGGCTACGTCGACGCCGATCGCAACCCGGCGAACGGGTGCGAGCTCGCGTGCAGCATCGCGGGCGCCGAGCTGTGCAACGGGCGCGACGACGACTGCGACACGCGCGTCGACGAGGGCGTCGCCGCGCCCGCCGCGCTCTGCAATCCGAACGGCGTCTGCGCCGGCACGACCGCGCGATGCGCGGGCGCTGCGGGCTGGACCTGCGACTACCCCGCGACCCACCAGGCGAGCGAGACGCGCTGCGACGGGCTCGACAACGACTGCAACGGGCGCGTCGACGATCCGTTCCCGCAGGTCGGCACGTCGTGCAGCAACGGCGAGCTCGGCGCGTGCCGGCGCACCGGCAGCTACGTGTGCAACGCGACGGGGAGCGCGGCAGTGTGCACCGCGCCCGCGGGCGGCGGAGGCAGCGCCGAGACGTGCAACGATCGCGACGACGACTGCGACGGTCGCCTCGACGAAGGCGCACCCGGCCAGTGGACGCCGATCTCCGGTGCGTTCGGCACGCGCTGGGTGATGGCGTACGAAGCGTCGCGCCCCGACGCGAGCGCGACGAGCGCGGGGTCGGCGAGCCATCGCGTGTGCTCCGAGCCGGGGCGGCGGCCGTGGGTGAACGTCACGTACGCGCAGGCGCAGGCGGCGTGCGCGAGCGTCGGCGCGCGGCTCTGCACCGAGGGCGAGTGGGAGCGCGCGTGCGAGACGAGCGCGGGCTCGGCGTGCACGTGGTCGTACGCGTCGGGGTGCTCGACGTTCTCGGCGAGCACGTGCAACGGCAACGAGAACGACACTGGCTCGGCGTCGGGCGATCAAGACGACGTGCTCGCGACCGGCGCCCGCGCGATGTGTTACGCGAGCTGGGGAAGCGCGCGCGTCTACGATCTCAGCGGCAACGTCGCCGAGTGGACCGAGCGTCGCGCCGCCGGCGTGAACCCGCTGCGCGGCGGGTCGAGCACGAGCCCGAGCGGCGGCACCACGTGCCAGTTCGACTTCGTCGTCGCAGGCGACGCGTACGCGACGCCGGGCGTCGGCTTCCGGTGCTGCCGGACGAGCGCGCCGTGA
- a CDS encoding alpha/beta hydrolase family protein has protein sequence MTSLRAPLWVSMLLALCACDDGAPAEPLDASTPTPDAPAARAWSFETIATQTITAVEVPRQVELVRATRPDGASSYLLYVPAAAAGAPLVVMNEPYAGIRWTGEDVDARWAALGAGVHPDVDAAGYDGDDVIAYQEQTVQQAVDGAIAWLVNGFAVVHAYARFYGGGSLEDDVLDAAAPYHFALSRAGDGSLDVARIGAFGGSWGGMMALYGASRAPEGAAPVAVVALAPPSDFADLWAHTDALPGVFPQPDAARAFYSPYRRRIAAATGGAPGEGDFAPYRADALCAGLRGRALVPHDEWDVLVPFAQTTTLESTCGDRVEPLIWHRQGATIDYARVGLDHGPLTQEPGFASWTTFAITWLASELAGPSAPLVVTVGASAGLEAFLGTVRDEQLAGGDPIEALPRLRELAAPRVRAWDVASETFVLGADLLATAVNAVYGTTYDGATLRAALDDGLPTP, from the coding sequence ATGACGTCGCTGCGCGCTCCGCTGTGGGTCTCGATGCTGCTCGCGCTCTGCGCGTGCGACGACGGTGCGCCGGCCGAGCCGCTCGATGCGTCGACACCGACGCCCGACGCGCCCGCGGCGCGCGCGTGGTCGTTCGAGACGATCGCGACGCAGACGATCACCGCGGTCGAGGTTCCGCGCCAGGTCGAGCTCGTGCGCGCGACGCGGCCCGACGGCGCGTCGAGCTACCTGCTCTACGTGCCCGCCGCGGCGGCCGGCGCGCCGCTCGTCGTGATGAACGAGCCCTACGCGGGCATCCGCTGGACCGGCGAGGACGTCGACGCGCGCTGGGCCGCGCTCGGCGCGGGCGTGCATCCCGACGTCGACGCGGCCGGGTACGACGGCGACGACGTGATCGCGTACCAGGAGCAGACGGTGCAGCAGGCGGTCGACGGCGCGATCGCGTGGCTCGTCAACGGCTTCGCCGTCGTGCACGCGTACGCGCGCTTCTACGGCGGCGGCTCGCTCGAGGACGACGTGCTCGACGCCGCCGCGCCCTATCACTTCGCGCTCTCGCGCGCCGGCGACGGCTCGCTCGACGTCGCGCGCATCGGCGCGTTCGGCGGATCGTGGGGCGGGATGATGGCGCTCTACGGCGCGTCGCGCGCCCCCGAGGGCGCCGCGCCCGTCGCGGTCGTCGCGCTCGCGCCGCCGAGCGACTTCGCCGATCTCTGGGCGCACACCGACGCGCTGCCCGGCGTGTTCCCGCAGCCCGACGCGGCGCGCGCGTTCTACTCGCCGTACCGGCGGCGCATCGCCGCTGCGACCGGCGGTGCGCCCGGCGAGGGCGACTTCGCGCCCTATCGCGCCGACGCGCTCTGCGCGGGGCTGCGCGGCCGCGCGCTCGTGCCGCACGACGAGTGGGACGTGCTCGTGCCCTTCGCGCAGACCACCACGCTCGAGTCGACCTGCGGCGATCGCGTCGAGCCGCTGATCTGGCATCGCCAGGGCGCGACGATCGACTACGCGCGCGTCGGCCTCGATCACGGTCCGCTCACGCAGGAGCCCGGCTTCGCGAGCTGGACGACGTTCGCGATCACCTGGCTCGCGAGCGAGCTCGCGGGCCCGAGCGCGCCGCTCGTGGTGACCGTCGGCGCGAGCGCGGGGCTCGAGGCGTTCCTCGGCACGGTGCGCGACGAGCAGCTCGCAGGAGGCGATCCGATCGAGGCGCTGCCGCGCCTGCGCGAGCTCGCCGCGCCGCGGGTGCGCGCGTGGGACGTGGCGAGCGAGACGTTCGTGCTCGGCGCCGACTTGCTCGCGACCGCGGTGAACGCGGTGTACGGCACGACCTACGACGGCGCGACGCTGCGCGCCGCGCTCGACGATGGCCTGCCGACGCCCTGA
- a CDS encoding VOC family protein, with protein MIDHVGLKVKDLARSVRFYEAALAPLGYVLCAHDSTSAGFGPKDAPALWLYASDTVTTTAHLALRASDRRAVDRFHAAGVDTGGRDHGAPGVRADYAPNYYAAFLLDPDGHNVEAVCME; from the coding sequence GTGATCGATCACGTCGGACTGAAGGTGAAGGATCTCGCGCGCAGCGTGCGCTTCTACGAAGCGGCGCTCGCGCCGCTCGGATATGTGCTCTGCGCACACGATTCGACGAGCGCGGGCTTCGGCCCGAAGGACGCGCCCGCGCTGTGGCTGTATGCGAGCGACACGGTGACCACGACGGCGCACCTCGCGCTGCGCGCGAGCGATCGACGCGCGGTCGATCGCTTCCACGCGGCCGGCGTCGACACGGGCGGGCGTGACCACGGCGCGCCCGGCGTGCGCGCCGACTACGCGCCGAATTACTACGCGGCGTTCCTGCTCGACCCCGACGGGCACAACGTCGAGGCGGTCTGCATGGAGTGA